From the genome of Lutzomyia longipalpis isolate SR_M1_2022 chromosome 2, ASM2433408v1, one region includes:
- the LOC129790918 gene encoding S-adenosylmethionine mitochondrial carrier protein homolog translates to MTNSGIFFTSLLGGGVAGTVVDVVLFPVDTIKTRLQSERGFWKSGGLSKIYKGFLPAAAGSAPCAALFFCTYECSKSLLASQEVLKIPSPVVHMVSASLGEVAACLIRVPVEIAKQRRQDLTQGNISAISILRSALRNEGIIRGLYRGFGTTLSREIPFSLIQFPLWEYFKATWSEHSGEPLASSQVALCGALAGGIAGGITTPFDVAKTRIMLADQSEAQKNTIMGVLRRIYIKEGFSGLCAGFIPRVMWISIGGTIFFGMYDLVTSTISASKFFSDDP, encoded by the exons ATGACTAACTCTGGAATATTCTTCACATCGCTCCTT GGTGGCGGAGTAGCCGGAACGGTTGTTGATGTTGTCCTGTTTCCAGTGGATACAATAAAAACCCGCCTCCAGAGCGAGAGGGGCTTCTGGAAGTCCGGAGGATTATCCAAGATCTACAAAGGTTTCCTCCCAGCTGCTGCCGGGAGTGCCCCGTGTGCGGCGCTCTTCTTCTGCACATATGAATGTTCCAAGTCTCTCCTGGCATCCCAGGAAGTCCTTAAAATCCCATCTCCGGTTGTGCATATGGTTTCTGCGAGTCTTGGGGAAGTGGCAGCATGTCTTATCAGGGTACCCGTTGAGATTGCCAAACAGCGTCGACAGGACTTGACGCAGGGCAACATATCAGCAATTAGTATCCTCCGGAGTGCACTGCGGAATGAAGGAATCATCCGAGGACTCTATCGTGGCTTCGGTACAACCCTCTCGAGGGAGATTCCCTTCTCACTGATCCAATTCCCACTGTGGGAGTACTTTAAAGCCACCTGGAGTGAACATTCCGGTGAACCATTGGCTAGCTCCCAAGTAGCTCTCTGTGGAGCACTTGCAGGAGGAATTGCTGGTGGGATAACGACTCCCTTTGACGTGGCAAAGACGCGAATAATGCTTGCGGATCAGAGTGAAGCACAGAAGAATACAATAATGGGGGTTCTAAGACGAATTTACATCAAAGAAGGATTTTCTGg acTCTGTGCTGGCTTCATTCCACGTGTTATGTGGATCTCAATTGGTGGAACAATCTTTTTTGGAATGTACGATCTTGTCACGAGCACAATATCTGCCTCAAAATTCTTCTCAGATGATCCATGA
- the LOC129790935 gene encoding uncharacterized protein LOC129790935 translates to MLLLQPPPSVSLVFATLPQLYRVLFTFFVRGIFSRKTTMKPLLCGLFLATLATFTFANYGHYIPKAAFTVNEDGQILSYLPLHPATMSRFRRSAQISSSSSSASASTSSGNSPIFFGNPYGGAGFPPGFGAPFGHQQTFVPPRNTYTGSSSTSSISTGPSGLHSRFGADEPPPPVRIQGSTSSFTSQNGEFTQTQSHLGEDGKVHFTISSGKF, encoded by the exons ATGCTCCTTCTCCAACCACCACCTTCAGTCTCACTTGTTTTCGCGACTCTTCCTCAACTTTATCGTGtcttatttacattttttgtgcGCGGCATCTTCAGCAGGAAGACGACGATGAAGCCCCTCCTGTGTGGATTGTTCTTGGCCACCTTGGCTACCTTCACATTTGCAA ATTATGGGCACTACATACCAAAAGCAGCATTTACAGTGAATGAAGATGGACAAATTCTTAGCTACCTGCCACTACATCCGGCCACG ATGAGCAGATTTAGGCGATCTGCccaaatttcttcttcttcatcatccgCCTCTGCGAGTACTTCATCCGGCAATAGTCCCATCTTCTTTGGGAATCCTTACGGTGGAGCAGGCTTTCCTCCTGGTTTTGGTGCTCCATTTGGGCATCAGCAAACCTTCGTTCCACCTAGAAATACCTACACTGGATCCTCGAGCACATCGAGCATCTCCACGGGCCCGAGCGGACTTCATTCCCGTTTTGGCGCCGATGAACCTCCACCACCAGTGCGAATTCAGGGCTCCACGTCCAGTTTCACCAGCCAGAATGGGGAATTTACTCAAACACAATCCCATTTGGGAGAAGATGGAAAAGTCCACTTTACCATTTCCTCTgggaaattttag
- the LOC129790897 gene encoding uncharacterized protein LOC129790897: MPKRGRPRKKNVCVIASDEEPVMSQDSEAQSNEDEKEEVINQENIPVVAPKIDMEADISQLEAPTFTTIQRSVPEPMLRLKWNHRVTLIGEKVLNPMIHCCDKCLKPILIYGRMIPCKHVFCLACAPTEPLKECFRCKEKVCRVEQSGLGSVFMCTHGGSRYGSKGCRRTYLSQRDLQAHINHRHLPHMAASQENSNSDVTMGEPLKPTSNPRKLSGSEGSTPLRTTPRGTQQFTLGQQGARTNLISVPLQDPQQSVISSIVGISGQQASQQDIGVVSNPYFAISSAQGLFTQAAQNFTSITSMAGQVTLGSQTGRNMISMPQSTLAGQNPPTTAGSIQTSSFFPQYSTGQTQYNQLPHYQNQPGYDQQMYNSNVQQNQPWNQQYYR, translated from the exons ATGCCAAAACGCGGAAGaccaaggaagaaaaatgtctgtGTGATTGCATCGGATGAGGAGCCGGTAATGTCGCAAGATTCCGAAGCACAGAGCAATGAGGATGAAAAAGAAGAGGTTATCAACCAGGAAAATATACCGGTTGTAGCTCCAAAGA tTGACATGGAAGCTGATATATCCCAGCTGGAAGCTCCAACTTTCACGACAATTCAACGCTCTGTTCCGGAACCGATGCTGAGACTCAAATGGAACCACCGTGTGACACTTATTGGGGAAAAAGTTCTCAATCCCATGATTCATTGCTGCGATAAGTGTCTCAAACCCATCCTTATTTATGGAAGAATG ATTCCCTGCAAACATGTCTTTTGCCTTGCTTGTGCCCCAACAGAGCCACTTAAAGAATGCTTCCGGTGCAAAGAGAAAGTTTGCCGTGTAGAGCAATCTGGTCTGGGATCTGTATTTATGTGTACCCATGGAGGATCTCGATACGGTAGTAAGGGCTGCAGAAGAACTTATCTGTCTCAGAGGGATCTCCAGGCACACATTAATCACAGGCACCTACCACATATGGCAGCCAGTCAAGAGAACTCCAATTCTGACGTAACAATGGGTGAACCACTGAAACCCACATCAAATCCAAGAAAGCTGTCCGGGAGTGAGGGTTCGACGCCCCTGAGAACAACTCCGAGGGGTACTCAGCAATTTACATTGGGCCAGCAGGGGGCTCGAACGAATTTGATCTCAGTACCCCTTCAAGATCCTCAGCAGTCGGTTATTTCGTCAATTGTGGGTATCAGTGGGCAGCAAGCAAGTCAGCAGGATATTGGTGTTGTGTCCAATCCCTACTTTGCCATTAGTTCAGCTCAGGGCTTATTCACGCAGGCTGCTCAGAATTTCACGAGTATCACTTCCATGGCAGGACAAGTGACTCTCGGTAGTCAGACAGGGAGGAATATGATTAGCATGCCACAGAGCACATTGGCTGGGCAGAATCCTCCCACAACAGCTGGTTCCATCCAGACTTCATCCTTTTTCCCACAATACTCTACCGGACAGACGCAGTACAATCAACTGCCGCACTATCAA aATCAACCTGGCTACGATCAGCAGATGTACAACTCCAATGTCCAGCAGAATCAGCCGTGGAATCAGCAATACTATAGATAA